The Parabacteroides sp. AD58 genome includes a window with the following:
- the gcvP gene encoding aminomethyl-transferring glycine dehydrogenase, with protein MDTTKFVNRHVGITAEDLPDMLKAVGVNTLDELIDQTIPANIRLKQPLNLPEPMTEREFAEHINELASKNEVFTSYIGMGWYDTICPAPIQRNVFENPVWYTSYTPYQAEVSQGRLEALLNFQTVICDLTGLPLANCSLLDEATAAAEAATMFFGARSRAQIKAGANVIFVDEKVFASTQAVIHTRAIPQGMKIVTGDYKTFAFTPEVFGAIVQYPNADGSIEDYQEFINRAHANGTKVAVAADLMSLVLLTPPGEWGADVVFGSSQRFGIPMFYGGPSAAYFATKDEYKRAIPGRIIGISKDAYGHPAYRLALQTREQHIKREKATSNICTAQALLATMAGFYAVYHGAEGLKNIAGRIHATAGFVAKELEKLGYKQLNKDFFDTLKIELPANVSIEALREIALECKVNLRYFDSGLVGISIDETTQPTDVGVLMYIFSGAAGKDYMLQEAIPCQTYFDPKFARTSAFLQEDVFKKYHTETELMRYITRLGRKDISLAQSMISLGSCTMKLNPASTMLPLSLAQFQNIHPYAPEDQVEGYKELIENLSSYLCEITGFKGCTLQPNSGAAGEYTGLRVIRAYLESIGQGHRNIVLLPASAHGTNPASAIQCGFTTVTVKCDENGNIDLEDFRAKAEANKDNLAASMITYPSTHGIFEADIKEMCEIVHACGGQLYMDGANMNAQVGLTNPGTIGADVCHLNLHKTFSSPHGGGGPGVGPICVAEHLVPFLPQHPVLFGSDLNTVAAAPYGSAGILPITYGYIRMLGTEGLTMATKIAILNANYLAAKFKDTYGVVYTGTTGRVGHELILECRTVKERTGIDESDIAKRLMDFGYHAPTLSFPVHGTLMVEPTESESKAELDRFVEVMECIWNEIKEVENGEADKVDNVLKNAPHPEYEVTANEWDHSYPRSKAAFPLEWLHDSKFWINVARVDNAYGDRNLVPTICNCQI; from the coding sequence ATGGATACAACTAAATTTGTTAATCGCCATGTAGGTATCACAGCGGAAGATCTTCCAGATATGCTGAAAGCTGTTGGTGTGAATACACTTGACGAGCTGATTGACCAGACTATTCCGGCCAACATACGTTTGAAGCAGCCGTTGAACCTGCCCGAACCCATGACAGAACGCGAATTCGCTGAACATATTAACGAATTAGCTTCAAAGAATGAAGTTTTTACTTCTTATATTGGAATGGGTTGGTATGATACTATTTGTCCGGCACCTATTCAACGCAACGTATTTGAGAATCCGGTTTGGTACACGTCTTATACACCGTATCAAGCTGAAGTTTCACAAGGCAGATTGGAAGCCTTACTGAATTTCCAGACAGTTATCTGTGATCTGACAGGTCTTCCTTTGGCTAACTGTTCTTTGCTTGACGAAGCTACTGCTGCAGCCGAAGCTGCAACCATGTTCTTCGGAGCTCGCAGTCGTGCTCAAATCAAGGCTGGAGCTAATGTTATATTCGTAGACGAAAAGGTATTTGCCTCTACACAGGCAGTTATCCATACTCGTGCTATTCCACAGGGAATGAAGATTGTGACAGGCGACTATAAGACATTTGCTTTCACTCCGGAAGTTTTCGGAGCTATTGTACAGTACCCGAATGCAGATGGTTCAATAGAAGACTATCAGGAATTCATCAATCGCGCACATGCTAACGGCACAAAAGTAGCTGTTGCAGCAGACCTAATGAGTCTGGTATTATTGACTCCTCCGGGAGAATGGGGCGCCGACGTCGTATTCGGAAGCAGCCAGCGTTTTGGTATCCCAATGTTCTACGGCGGACCATCAGCAGCATACTTTGCAACAAAAGATGAATATAAACGTGCGATTCCGGGACGTATCATCGGTATCTCAAAAGATGCTTACGGCCATCCGGCTTACCGTTTGGCACTGCAAACCCGTGAACAGCATATCAAACGTGAGAAAGCAACATCCAATATTTGTACAGCACAGGCTTTATTGGCAACAATGGCCGGATTCTATGCTGTTTACCACGGAGCAGAAGGATTGAAGAACATTGCCGGCCGCATTCATGCAACAGCCGGTTTCGTAGCTAAAGAGCTGGAGAAATTAGGATACAAACAATTGAACAAAGATTTCTTCGATACGCTGAAGATTGAATTACCAGCCAATGTATCTATTGAAGCATTGCGTGAAATTGCTTTGGAATGCAAAGTCAACCTGCGTTACTTCGACAGCGGTCTGGTTGGAATCAGTATTGATGAAACAACTCAACCAACAGATGTTGGTGTCCTGATGTACATCTTCTCGGGTGCAGCCGGCAAAGATTATATGTTACAGGAAGCCATTCCGTGCCAGACTTATTTTGATCCGAAGTTTGCCCGTACATCAGCCTTCCTGCAAGAAGACGTCTTCAAGAAATATCATACCGAAACAGAACTGATGCGTTATATCACTCGTTTGGGAAGAAAGGATATTTCTCTGGCTCAGTCGATGATTTCTTTAGGTTCATGTACCATGAAGTTAAATCCGGCTTCAACCATGCTGCCTCTGAGTTTGGCTCAATTCCAGAATATTCACCCGTATGCACCGGAAGATCAAGTGGAAGGTTATAAGGAACTGATCGAAAACTTATCTTCTTATCTTTGTGAAATAACAGGATTTAAGGGATGCACTTTACAACCTAATTCAGGAGCTGCTGGCGAATACACGGGTTTACGCGTAATCCGTGCTTATCTGGAAAGCATCGGTCAAGGTCATCGAAACATTGTTCTGCTGCCGGCTTCAGCCCACGGAACGAACCCGGCCAGTGCTATCCAATGTGGATTTACAACAGTTACCGTAAAATGTGATGAAAACGGAAACATTGATCTGGAAGATTTCCGGGCAAAAGCGGAAGCCAACAAAGACAATCTGGCAGCCAGCATGATTACTTATCCGTCTACTCACGGTATCTTCGAAGCGGATATCAAGGAAATGTGTGAGATTGTTCACGCCTGCGGCGGACAATTATACATGGATGGAGCCAATATGAATGCGCAAGTCGGATTAACTAATCCGGGAACAATCGGTGCGGATGTTTGCCACTTGAACCTGCATAAGACATTCTCTTCTCCTCACGGTGGTGGCGGTCCTGGCGTAGGTCCGATCTGTGTAGCAGAACATCTGGTTCCATTCTTGCCTCAACATCCGGTTCTGTTTGGAAGCGACCTGAATACAGTTGCAGCTGCTCCTTATGGTAGTGCAGGTATTCTTCCTATTACATACGGATACATTCGTATGTTAGGAACTGAAGGATTAACAATGGCTACCAAGATTGCCATTTTGAATGCTAATTATTTAGCAGCTAAGTTTAAAGATACATACGGAGTTGTCTATACTGGAACAACAGGACGTGTAGGCCATGAACTAATTCTCGAATGCCGTACCGTTAAAGAACGCACAGGAATTGATGAAAGTGATATTGCCAAGCGTCTGATGGACTTCGGTTACCATGCTCCTACTCTTTCTTTCCCAGTCCATGGAACATTGATGGTCGAACCGACTGAAAGTGAAAGTAAAGCTGAACTGGATCGCTTTGTAGAAGTTATGGAATGTATCTGGAACGAAATCAAGGAAGTTGAAAATGGAGAAGCCGACAAGGTTGATAATGTACTGAAGAACGCTCCGCATCCGGAATATGAAGTTACTGCTAACGAATGGGATCACAGCTATCCACGCAGTAAAGCTGCATTCCCACTCGAATGGCTACACGACAGCAAGTTCTGGATCAATGTGGCCCGTGTCGACAATGCTTATGGAGACCGTAACTTGGTTCCAACAATCTGCAATTGCCAGATTTAA
- a CDS encoding MBL fold metallo-hydrolase, translating into MMEIKQFTVNFFGENCYLLYDETKEAVLIDCGCMNRQEFSQVEGCITQQQLVIKHLLCTHYHVDHLMGAALVYQQYGLLPEVCQEDTVVLPSISQQAVMFGLPYIQETAIGAYLNEGDVISFGHTKLTVIAVPGHSPGSVAFYEKERGCVFVGDALFAGSIGRTDLWGGNAQQLVDSIHKALFTLPDSTVVYPGHGPMTTIAYEKSNNPYL; encoded by the coding sequence ATGATGGAGATCAAACAATTCACGGTTAATTTCTTTGGAGAGAACTGCTATTTGTTATATGACGAAACAAAGGAAGCCGTTCTTATAGATTGCGGATGCATGAACAGACAAGAGTTTTCTCAAGTTGAAGGATGCATCACCCAACAGCAATTAGTCATTAAGCACCTTCTTTGCACCCATTATCATGTAGATCATCTGATGGGTGCCGCTTTGGTTTATCAGCAATACGGACTTCTTCCAGAAGTTTGTCAGGAAGATACCGTCGTGTTACCGTCTATCAGCCAGCAAGCAGTGATGTTCGGATTACCCTACATACAAGAAACTGCTATCGGAGCTTATCTGAACGAAGGAGATGTGATTAGTTTCGGCCATACTAAACTGACAGTAATAGCTGTTCCAGGACATTCTCCCGGCAGTGTTGCCTTTTATGAGAAAGAACGAGGGTGTGTCTTTGTAGGCGATGCCTTGTTTGCTGGCAGCATCGGGCGAACAGATCTTTGGGGCGGAAATGCTCAGCAGTTGGTTGACTCTATTCACAAGGCATTATTTACCTTGCCTGACTCAACGGTTGTTTATCCGGGACATGGTCCGATGACAACCATTGCTTATGAGAAATCAAATAATCCTTACTTATAA
- the rsmG gene encoding 16S rRNA (guanine(527)-N(7))-methyltransferase RsmG yields MEQDNNPIRPACVDEQLAILQGYFPHLNEKQIKQFSSLYELYADWNAKINVISRKDIENLYLHHVLHSLGITAMLHFKDGSSVMDLGTGGGFPGIPLAILFPNVKFHLVDSIGKKIKVGQAVAEAIGLQNVTFRHCRGEEEKQAFDFVVSRAVMPLADLVKIVRKNIRKEQINALPNGLICLKGGELAHEILPFKNQAIQLDLSDTFSEEYFKTKKVVYVPL; encoded by the coding sequence ATGGAACAAGATAACAATCCTATTCGTCCTGCCTGTGTAGACGAGCAATTGGCTATTCTGCAAGGATATTTTCCACATTTGAATGAAAAGCAGATTAAGCAGTTCAGCTCTTTATATGAACTGTATGCTGATTGGAATGCTAAAATCAATGTTATATCCAGAAAAGATATTGAGAACCTGTATCTTCATCATGTCTTGCACTCATTAGGCATTACGGCCATGTTGCATTTTAAAGACGGTTCATCCGTCATGGATTTAGGGACAGGAGGTGGATTTCCGGGAATTCCATTGGCAATTTTATTTCCAAATGTTAAGTTTCATCTGGTTGACAGCATCGGAAAGAAGATTAAAGTCGGACAAGCCGTCGCTGAAGCAATCGGATTACAGAATGTAACATTCCGTCATTGCCGGGGAGAAGAAGAAAAACAAGCATTCGACTTCGTAGTAAGCCGGGCAGTCATGCCTCTCGCTGATCTTGTAAAAATCGTCCGGAAGAATATCCGAAAAGAACAGATCAATGCTTTGCCCAACGGGCTTATCTGTCTAAAAGGAGGCGAACTGGCACATGAAATACTACCGTTCAAAAACCAGGCTATCCAATTGGACCTGTCAGATACATTCTCTGAAGAATACTTCAAAACCAAAAAAGTAGTTTACGTACCGCTATGA
- a CDS encoding DUF3298 and DUF4163 domain-containing protein — protein sequence MKTHLLKTIISLVFFGVLHTSCQYTSQKETDNAVKFDSILVDKTYHLLDNPENPNCNLQIKFIYPVSVEKSQLADIQKQFVLAYFGEAYENLSPQDAVAKYTNDYLAAYKELEPDYEEELKRAEDGTPIGAWFSYYELSSNQIQFNQHDLICFTVNFENYTGGAHGAHAYNHFVIDLKSGKKLTEEDIFTDNYQEALAEILVNQIAKQNNVTDPKELENMGFFSVDEIYPNNNFLVDETGITYTFNEYEIAAYVVGPIHVHIPYEEVQLLLKKESPIASLAGL from the coding sequence ATGAAAACACATCTTCTGAAAACGATAATCAGTTTGGTCTTTTTCGGAGTTTTGCACACCAGCTGTCAGTATACCTCACAAAAGGAAACAGACAATGCTGTTAAATTCGATTCAATTCTGGTTGATAAGACTTATCATTTGCTGGATAATCCGGAGAATCCAAACTGCAACCTGCAAATTAAATTCATTTATCCTGTTTCTGTAGAGAAAAGTCAATTGGCCGATATCCAGAAACAATTTGTACTGGCTTATTTTGGTGAAGCATACGAAAACTTATCGCCTCAAGATGCCGTAGCTAAATACACAAACGATTATCTGGCAGCATATAAGGAACTGGAACCAGATTACGAAGAAGAACTGAAAAGAGCTGAAGACGGAACACCTATTGGTGCCTGGTTCTCTTATTATGAATTATCATCTAACCAGATTCAGTTCAATCAGCATGATTTAATCTGTTTTACGGTAAACTTTGAGAATTATACTGGAGGAGCTCACGGTGCTCATGCCTATAATCATTTTGTCATAGACTTAAAAAGTGGGAAAAAACTGACTGAAGAGGATATATTCACAGATAACTATCAAGAAGCTTTGGCTGAAATTCTGGTAAATCAAATAGCCAAACAGAATAATGTTACCGATCCAAAAGAATTGGAAAACATGGGATTCTTTAGTGTGGACGAGATCTATCCAAACAATAACTTCCTGGTTGATGAAACAGGAATTACTTATACATTTAATGAATACGAAATAGCAGCATACGTAGTCGGTCCGATTCATGTACATATTCCTTATGAGGAAGTACAATTATTATTGAAGAAAGAGAGTCCGATCGCATCGTTAGCTGGCTTATAA